A genomic region of Leptotrichia hofstadii contains the following coding sequences:
- the ffh gene encoding signal recognition particle protein: MFNNLGDRFKDIFKKVSGQGKLTENNMKDALREVRLALLEADVNYSVAKNFVAKIREKALGEQVISGVNPTQQFIKIVNDELVEVLGGSNVSIAKADKNPTVVMLSGLQGAGKTTFSGKLAKHLKSKGEKPFLIGADVYRPAAKKQLKVLGEQVKVPVFTIDESTDALEIVKQGIEASKTEHATYVIIDTAGRLHIDEQLMSELQDIKDSFNPNEILLVVDGMTGQDAVNVAKEFNEQLDITGVVLTKLDGDTRGGAALSVKEVAGKPIKFISEGEKLDDIAPFHPDRLASRILGMGDVVSLVEKAQEAIDEKEAKKMEEKFRKNQFDFEDFLKQFKMIRKMGSIAGIMKMIPGVDTSMIDMGMAEKEMKKVEAIIFSMTVQERRDPKLLKNGSRKMRIAKGSGVQVNDVNKLIKQFEQMKQMMKMFNSGGIPGFGGGGFMRGRRR, from the coding sequence AATATGAAGGATGCTTTGAGGGAAGTAAGACTGGCATTGCTTGAAGCAGATGTAAATTACAGCGTGGCTAAGAACTTTGTGGCAAAGATTCGGGAAAAGGCATTGGGAGAGCAGGTTATCAGCGGGGTTAATCCTACACAGCAATTTATCAAGATTGTAAATGACGAGCTAGTGGAAGTGCTTGGAGGCTCAAATGTCTCAATTGCTAAAGCTGATAAAAATCCTACCGTTGTAATGCTTTCCGGACTTCAAGGGGCTGGGAAAACTACGTTTTCTGGAAAATTGGCAAAGCATCTGAAATCGAAAGGGGAAAAGCCATTTCTGATTGGGGCAGATGTTTATAGACCTGCCGCTAAAAAGCAATTGAAGGTGTTAGGAGAGCAGGTAAAAGTTCCTGTATTTACGATTGACGAAAGTACAGATGCACTGGAAATTGTAAAACAGGGAATTGAGGCTTCAAAAACTGAGCATGCAACTTATGTGATTATTGATACGGCAGGAAGATTGCACATTGATGAACAGCTTATGAGTGAACTGCAAGATATAAAGGACAGTTTTAATCCGAATGAAATTTTGCTTGTAGTTGATGGAATGACAGGACAGGATGCGGTTAATGTAGCAAAGGAATTTAATGAGCAGCTTGATATTACCGGGGTTGTGCTTACAAAACTGGACGGAGATACTCGTGGAGGGGCTGCCCTTTCGGTAAAGGAAGTTGCAGGAAAGCCAATTAAATTCATAAGTGAAGGAGAAAAGCTGGATGACATCGCACCATTTCACCCAGACAGGCTTGCTTCTCGTATTCTTGGAATGGGGGATGTCGTTTCACTTGTAGAAAAAGCACAGGAAGCTATTGATGAAAAAGAAGCCAAGAAAATGGAGGAAAAATTTAGAAAGAACCAGTTTGACTTTGAAGATTTCTTAAAGCAGTTTAAAATGATAAGAAAAATGGGATCAATTGCTGGAATTATGAAAATGATACCAGGAGTTGACACTAGCATGATTGACATGGGAATGGCTGAAAAGGAAATGAAAAAGGTTGAAGCAATCATTTTTTCAATGACAGTTCAGGAAAGACGTGATCCAAAACTTCTAAAAAACGGAAGCCGTAAAATGAGAATTGCCAAAGGAAGCGGAGTTCAGGTAAACGATGTAAATAAATTGATAAAACAGTTTGAGCAAATGAAACAGATGATGAAAATGTTCAATAGTGGCGGTATTCCTGGATTTGGCGGTGGCGGATTCATGAGAGGCAGAAGAAGATAG
- a CDS encoding DegV family protein, whose protein sequence is MAIKYLDAKRLKLVFIGGGKWVTKHEDLLNELNVYPVPDGDTGSNMSMTLNSMINDLEEKTDDKIKMPQLVEVVEEAVLMGARGNSGTILSQVITGFLKGIGDKVKLLPKDVAEALSSAKETAYSAVSEPIEGTILTVIRKISEKAAECADKFEDLVEFLREIVKAGEQAVEETPELLPKLKEAGVVDAGGKGLFFFFEGFYKVTTELNLLVELQKAQVKENEFDKTIANIDHDPESIHFQYCTEYIILNGDFDTEEYKKRVLELGDSAVFAQTSKKFKTHIHTNHPGKAMEIALEYGPLEKMKIENMRLQHDNLQIFSERDEAKIFVNSKIDKTKSAFVILADSENLKDEFLKIGADVVILGGQSKNPSVQEILNAIDKAEKENVYVLPNNKNVITTAKMAAEKSQKTVMVLDTKTMLDGYYFLKHKENDIDEVKEAAARNYSVEITKAVRDTKVDELTIAKNDFIGLVNGKIKYAKKSLKDITDAILSDLVTKNTITAIIVSGNEKDENSQKNIEEKLSGIKTSIIDGNQENYYYYLYIENKDPNMPEIAILTDSVSDLTYDDIEGLPIKIVPLKIDINGELYRDGIEITKPEFWHEMLDNDAAIKTSQPSPQDFLNAYNKLFEKGYKKIISIHPSSKLSGTIQAAKVGRSLTNRENDIELIDSMGASLLQGFLALGAAGKSLRGESFTEIINWVNNFRTKGKLLMIIPDLKYLEKGGRIGKASSTIAGALNMKPILTVNQGEVTVEKKVLGERNAQKYIEKYIERESKKQSIVLMTGWGGTPTELENVVRIHSEVENNPKINSLILNREIGAVIGAHAGPVYGVFIFPRLS, encoded by the coding sequence ATGGCAATAAAATATTTGGACGCCAAGAGGCTAAAATTAGTCTTCATTGGTGGTGGAAAGTGGGTTACAAAACACGAAGACTTATTAAATGAATTAAATGTTTACCCAGTACCTGATGGAGATACTGGAAGCAATATGTCTATGACATTAAATTCGATGATAAATGATCTGGAAGAAAAAACAGATGATAAAATAAAAATGCCACAACTTGTAGAAGTAGTTGAAGAAGCTGTATTAATGGGAGCTAGAGGAAATTCTGGCACAATTTTATCGCAAGTAATTACAGGGTTTTTAAAAGGTATTGGAGATAAAGTTAAATTACTTCCAAAAGATGTTGCCGAAGCTCTTTCAAGTGCCAAGGAAACTGCTTACAGCGCTGTAAGCGAACCGATAGAAGGAACAATTTTGACAGTTATCAGAAAGATTTCTGAAAAAGCTGCAGAATGTGCGGATAAATTTGAAGATTTAGTGGAATTTTTAAGAGAAATCGTTAAAGCTGGAGAGCAGGCTGTGGAAGAAACGCCTGAATTACTGCCAAAACTAAAAGAAGCTGGAGTAGTTGACGCTGGTGGAAAAGGGCTGTTTTTCTTTTTTGAAGGATTCTATAAAGTTACAACGGAGTTAAATTTATTAGTTGAATTACAAAAGGCTCAAGTAAAGGAAAATGAATTTGACAAAACAATCGCAAATATTGATCACGATCCTGAAAGCATTCATTTCCAATACTGTACAGAATACATTATTCTAAATGGAGACTTTGACACAGAAGAATATAAAAAACGTGTACTTGAACTGGGTGATTCTGCCGTATTTGCACAAACTTCCAAAAAGTTCAAGACTCATATTCATACCAACCATCCTGGAAAAGCAATGGAAATAGCACTTGAATATGGTCCTCTTGAAAAAATGAAGATAGAAAATATGAGATTGCAGCATGATAATCTGCAAATCTTCAGTGAACGGGATGAAGCTAAAATCTTTGTAAATTCAAAAATTGATAAAACAAAATCTGCGTTTGTAATTCTTGCTGATTCTGAAAACTTGAAAGATGAATTTTTGAAAATCGGTGCCGATGTGGTTATTCTTGGAGGACAGAGTAAAAATCCAAGTGTTCAGGAAATATTAAATGCAATTGATAAAGCTGAAAAAGAAAATGTTTATGTCTTGCCAAACAACAAAAATGTTATTACAACAGCTAAAATGGCCGCTGAAAAATCTCAAAAAACAGTAATGGTTCTGGATACTAAAACAATGCTTGACGGGTATTATTTCTTAAAACACAAGGAAAATGACATTGACGAAGTAAAAGAAGCCGCTGCAAGAAACTATTCTGTGGAAATTACTAAAGCTGTAAGAGATACAAAAGTAGATGAACTGACAATAGCAAAAAATGACTTTATAGGACTTGTAAATGGAAAAATAAAATATGCAAAAAAATCGTTAAAAGATATTACAGATGCTATATTATCTGATTTAGTAACTAAAAATACAATAACAGCCATTATAGTAAGTGGAAATGAAAAAGATGAAAATTCACAAAAAAATATTGAAGAAAAATTATCTGGAATAAAAACTTCAATTATTGATGGAAATCAGGAAAATTACTATTATTACCTGTATATTGAAAATAAAGATCCAAATATGCCTGAAATAGCTATTTTGACAGACTCTGTATCAGATTTGACCTACGACGATATTGAAGGGCTGCCAATAAAAATTGTGCCTTTGAAAATTGATATAAATGGAGAACTTTATAGAGACGGAATAGAAATTACAAAACCTGAATTTTGGCATGAAATGCTTGACAATGACGCAGCAATAAAGACATCTCAGCCATCACCGCAAGACTTTTTAAATGCCTACAATAAACTATTTGAAAAAGGCTATAAAAAGATAATTTCAATTCATCCATCTTCAAAATTAAGTGGAACGATACAAGCCGCAAAAGTTGGACGAAGTTTGACAAACAGGGAAAATGACATTGAATTAATTGATAGCATGGGAGCTTCATTGCTGCAAGGATTCCTTGCCTTAGGAGCCGCTGGAAAATCATTAAGAGGAGAAAGCTTTACAGAGATTATCAACTGGGTAAACAATTTTAGAACAAAAGGAAAACTTCTTATGATTATTCCAGACTTGAAATATCTTGAAAAAGGCGGAAGAATCGGAAAAGCAAGTTCAACAATAGCAGGAGCATTAAATATGAAACCTATTTTAACTGTAAACCAAGGAGAAGTTACAGTTGAGAAAAAAGTTCTAGGTGAACGTAATGCACAAAAATACATCGAAAAATACATTGAACGTGAAAGCAAGAAACAGAGCATCGTTCTTATGACTGGTTGGGGCGGGACTCCGACAGAGCTTGAAAATGTAGTGAGAATTCATTCAGAAGTAGAAAATAATCCGAAAATAAACTCATTAATATTAAACAGAGAAATTGGAGCAGTAATTGGTGCTCACGCAGGACCTGTTTACGGAGTTTTCATATTCCCAAGATTGAGTTAA
- a CDS encoding 23S rRNA (pseudouridine(1915)-N(3))-methyltransferase RlmH: MIRINVVCIGKIKDKYIKEGIAEFSKRLSKYIKLDITELAEEDDNKGIENAINSETERIITAISKKNYSYNILLDLSGKMLSSEEMADKIEKISITNSEINFIIGGSNGVNDNLRKIVDFRLCFSPMTFPHQLMRLILTEQIYRWISINNNIKYHK; the protein is encoded by the coding sequence ATGATAAGAATTAATGTAGTGTGTATTGGAAAAATAAAAGATAAATACATAAAAGAGGGAATAGCTGAGTTTTCAAAAAGGTTGTCAAAATACATAAAACTCGATATTACTGAACTGGCTGAAGAAGATGATAACAAGGGGATTGAAAATGCAATAAATTCAGAAACTGAAAGAATAATAACTGCTATTTCAAAAAAAAATTATTCATATAATATTTTGCTTGACTTAAGTGGAAAAATGCTGTCTTCTGAAGAAATGGCAGATAAAATCGAAAAAATTTCCATAACAAACAGCGAAATTAATTTCATAATAGGCGGATCCAACGGTGTAAATGACAACTTGCGAAAAATTGTAGACTTTAGACTATGTTTTTCACCAATGACATTTCCACATCAGCTTATGCGATTAATTTTGACAGAGCAAATATACAGATGGATTTCAATTAATAATAATATAAAATATCATAAATAA
- the mutL gene encoding DNA mismatch repair endonuclease MutL: MGYIKILDEKVSNIIAAGEVVENPASMIKEMIENSLDAKATMIKIEVFKSGTDVKVSDNGIGMDKDDTLLSVERHATSKIKEKEDVFNLNTYGFRGEALSSIAAVSKLTITTRSENSPVGYKIGCYGGVVRKFEEVSRNVGTEMEVRDLFYNTPARRKFLRKMSTEYGKIRDIVLKEALSNSNVAFSLELDGKSTIKTSGKGIDNTILELFGKSVLRNLKKFEYGYLGNVEILRSSKDFMFTFVNNRYVKSATIERAVIDGYYTKLMKGKYPFAIIFYNTDPKEIDVNVHPSKKIIKFSNDKTVYNEIKSAIDDFFYYNDRENWQPNIDLIKKNININENVAVEKDDLFSDDVLKGENQKVISLETFDGKVLENTKNSNEKDNFSADNFNENDKNSEFFDSSKNMSNDSFSNGENFTKNKNENDLSVDEIWNKMNDNSKMTVENNVENFKKKDEYYTETWDKRSDFENYKNTTEYRNFDTINENTENESHYKVGTFEKHIGKQFHYDILGQIFDTYILVRRDDELEIYDQHIIHERILYEELKDKFYNKKLESQHLLLPLKMEITGIEKNIIFENIEIFRDFGFDIDEFSENEIVIRAVPAFDFRDNIENVFLQLLMDLKNEVKIKDLRENIIISMSCKGAVKAGQKLDTFEMQNMVRRIHEVGEYTCPHGRPIIVKLSRNDLDKMFGRRK; the protein is encoded by the coding sequence GTGGGATATATAAAAATACTTGATGAAAAAGTGTCAAATATTATTGCCGCTGGGGAAGTTGTGGAAAATCCAGCTTCGATGATTAAGGAGATGATTGAGAACTCGCTGGATGCGAAGGCTACAATGATAAAAATTGAAGTTTTCAAATCTGGAACTGATGTTAAAGTAAGTGATAATGGAATTGGTATGGATAAGGACGATACGCTTTTGTCGGTGGAGCGGCATGCTACTTCTAAAATTAAGGAAAAGGAAGATGTTTTTAACTTAAATACTTATGGATTTCGTGGAGAGGCTCTGTCATCTATTGCAGCAGTGTCTAAGCTTACGATTACTACACGTTCTGAAAATAGTCCTGTAGGATATAAGATTGGCTGTTATGGCGGAGTTGTGAGAAAATTTGAGGAAGTTTCGAGAAATGTCGGTACAGAAATGGAAGTCAGGGATTTATTTTACAATACGCCTGCCAGACGGAAATTTTTACGAAAAATGTCAACAGAATATGGTAAAATCAGGGATATTGTACTAAAGGAAGCACTTTCAAACAGTAATGTGGCATTTTCGCTCGAACTAGATGGAAAAAGTACGATAAAAACAAGTGGAAAAGGGATTGACAATACAATCCTTGAATTATTTGGAAAGTCAGTTTTGAGAAATTTGAAAAAATTTGAATATGGATATTTAGGTAACGTAGAAATTTTACGAAGTTCAAAGGACTTTATGTTTACTTTTGTAAATAACCGATATGTAAAGTCAGCAACTATTGAACGTGCTGTTATAGATGGCTATTACACTAAATTAATGAAGGGGAAATATCCATTTGCAATTATTTTTTACAATACTGATCCAAAAGAAATAGATGTAAACGTTCACCCATCCAAAAAAATAATAAAATTCTCGAATGATAAAACTGTTTATAATGAAATAAAATCAGCAATTGATGACTTTTTTTACTACAATGACAGAGAAAACTGGCAACCTAATATTGATTTGATAAAGAAAAATATCAATATTAATGAGAATGTCGCTGTGGAAAAGGATGATTTGTTTTCTGATGACGTTTTGAAGGGGGAAAATCAAAAAGTTATAAGCTTGGAAACTTTTGATGGAAAGGTTTTAGAAAATACTAAAAATTCAAATGAGAAAGATAATTTTTCAGCGGATAATTTTAATGAAAATGATAAAAATTCTGAGTTTTTTGATAGTTCTAAAAATATGAGTAATGATAGTTTTTCAAATGGTGAAAACTTTACAAAAAACAAAAATGAAAATGATTTAAGTGTTGATGAAATATGGAATAAGATGAATGATAATTCAAAAATGACTGTGGAAAACAATGTGGAAAACTTTAAGAAAAAAGATGAATATTATACTGAAACATGGGATAAAAGAAGTGATTTTGAGAATTATAAAAATACTACTGAATATAGAAATTTTGATACTATAAATGAAAATACTGAAAATGAATCCCATTATAAAGTCGGAACGTTTGAAAAACATATCGGAAAGCAGTTTCATTATGATATTCTAGGGCAGATTTTTGACACATATATTCTTGTTCGCAGAGATGATGAATTGGAAATTTATGATCAGCATATTATTCACGAAAGAATTTTGTATGAAGAGCTAAAAGACAAGTTCTATAATAAGAAACTAGAGTCACAGCATTTATTATTGCCTCTAAAAATGGAGATTACAGGAATTGAAAAAAATATTATTTTTGAAAATATTGAAATTTTTAGAGATTTTGGATTTGATATTGATGAATTTTCAGAAAATGAAATTGTGATTCGTGCCGTGCCTGCCTTTGATTTTCGGGATAACATTGAAAACGTGTTTTTACAGCTACTCATGGATTTGAAAAATGAAGTTAAAATAAAGGATTTGCGGGAAAATATTATTATTTCGATGTCATGCAAAGGAGCCGTGAAGGCTGGACAAAAACTTGACACATTTGAAATGCAGAATATGGTTCGAAGGATTCACGAAGTTGGGGAATATACGTGTCCGCATGGACGGCCAATTATTGTGAAACTTTCCAGAAACGATTTGGATAAAATGTTTGGCAGAAGAAAATAA
- the mvaD gene encoding diphosphomevalonate decarboxylase: MVKVKSYANIAIIKYWGKKDAAKMIPSTSSISLTLNDMFTETELEFINDEDIKIAVEKDIKSENCKDKFGDMTDLFYLNGELQDSVHTEKISKVVDLFRENRSQKVKISTTNNMPTAAGLSSSSSGLSAVIKACNELFGKNYTQSELAQISKFGSGSSSRSFFGPVAAWDKDTGEIYEVRTDLKLAMIVLVLNENKKEISSRNGMELCAKTSTYFDEWVKQSEIDFVNMKKYLAENDFEKVGILTEENALRMHKTTETANPPFTYFNEKTYEAMDFVKNLRNNGKKCYFTMDAGPNVKVLCLEEDLEKLAEIFEEKYKIIVSKTVKL; the protein is encoded by the coding sequence ATGGTAAAAGTCAAATCTTATGCTAATATTGCGATTATAAAATACTGGGGGAAAAAAGATGCAGCAAAAATGATACCTTCCACAAGCAGCATTTCCCTTACTCTTAACGATATGTTTACAGAAACAGAGCTGGAATTTATAAATGATGAAGATATTAAAATTGCAGTTGAAAAAGATATAAAAAGCGAAAATTGTAAAGATAAATTTGGGGATATGACAGATTTGTTTTATTTGAATGGCGAATTGCAGGATAGTGTGCATACAGAAAAGATTAGCAAAGTTGTGGATTTGTTTAGGGAAAATAGAAGTCAGAAGGTAAAAATTTCTACAACAAATAATATGCCAACGGCGGCGGGACTTTCTTCCAGTTCGAGTGGTTTATCGGCTGTAATAAAGGCTTGTAATGAACTTTTTGGAAAAAACTATACACAATCTGAACTTGCACAAATTTCAAAATTTGGTTCAGGATCTTCTTCGAGAAGCTTTTTTGGACCTGTTGCTGCTTGGGACAAGGATACTGGAGAAATTTATGAGGTAAGGACAGATTTGAAACTGGCGATGATTGTGCTTGTGCTGAATGAAAATAAAAAGGAAATTTCAAGCCGAAATGGAATGGAGCTTTGTGCCAAAACTTCAACATATTTTGATGAGTGGGTAAAACAATCGGAAATTGACTTTGTAAATATGAAAAAATATCTTGCTGAAAACGATTTTGAAAAAGTGGGAATTCTGACAGAAGAGAATGCTCTTAGAATGCACAAGACAACTGAAACTGCAAATCCTCCATTTACATATTTTAATGAAAAAACTTATGAAGCAATGGATTTTGTAAAAAATTTGAGAAATAATGGCAAAAAATGCTATTTTACAATGGATGCAGGGCCTAATGTGAAGGTACTTTGTTTGGAAGAGGATTTAGAAAAATTAGCAGAAATTTTTGAAGAAAAGTATAAGATTATTGTAAGTAAGACTGTGAAATTATAA
- the mvk gene encoding mevalonate kinase: MKKGIGKSHSKIILIGEHSVVYGYPAIAIPLKKIGIECIVEEAKSSYFHNKTDTLSVALFTALKYLKKENAKIKYKVTSQIPPKRGMGSSAAVSIAAIRAVFDYFEENLDDELLEKLVHAAEIVAHKTPSGLDAKTCLSDKAIKFIKNKGFSYIDLNLGAYLVIADTGIYGNTGEAIQNVKNLGSKADISLKKLGKLTDEIIKILTENIESKEEKVDKIGKIMTKANTELGNLNITIEKTDLFVKTAIENGASGAKISGGGLGGCVIALAKNLKIVEKIKDELLKCGAENIWVEKI, from the coding sequence ATGAAAAAAGGTATCGGAAAATCACACAGTAAAATAATATTAATTGGAGAACATTCTGTTGTTTACGGCTATCCTGCCATCGCTATTCCACTAAAAAAAATTGGAATTGAATGTATTGTGGAAGAAGCAAAAAGCAGCTATTTCCATAATAAGACTGATACTCTTTCAGTTGCTCTTTTTACTGCGTTAAAATATTTAAAAAAAGAAAATGCAAAAATAAAATATAAAGTTACCTCTCAAATTCCTCCAAAACGTGGAATGGGCTCTTCAGCTGCAGTCAGTATTGCCGCAATCCGGGCAGTATTTGACTATTTTGAGGAAAATCTGGATGATGAATTACTGGAAAAACTAGTTCATGCGGCGGAAATTGTGGCTCATAAAACTCCGAGCGGGCTAGATGCCAAAACATGCCTAAGCGATAAAGCCATAAAATTCATAAAAAATAAGGGATTTTCTTACATTGACTTAAATCTTGGTGCATATCTTGTAATTGCAGATACAGGCATTTACGGAAATACTGGTGAGGCAATTCAGAATGTGAAAAATTTAGGAAGTAAAGCCGATATTTCTTTAAAGAAACTAGGTAAATTGACAGATGAAATAATTAAAATCTTAACTGAAAATATTGAATCCAAAGAAGAAAAAGTTGATAAAATAGGAAAAATTATGACAAAAGCAAATACAGAACTCGGAAACTTGAATATAACCATTGAAAAAACAGACTTATTTGTAAAAACAGCAATCGAAAATGGAGCAAGTGGAGCAAAAATTTCTGGTGGAGGATTAGGAGGGTGTGTAATTGCACTTGCTAAAAATCTGAAAATTGTAGAAAAAATAAAAGATGAATTGTTAAAATGCGGAGCAGAGAATATTTGGGTGGAGAAAATTTAA
- the lysS gene encoding lysine--tRNA ligase, with the protein MRNQNHNDNGIIKEKLKKVEELKEIGIEPYGRKYEKLNDIAEINRYDETCDKVFKTAGRIVAFRRMGKNGFGQIQDPTGKIQYYVKKDEVGEEQYEIYKKMGLGDFIGLEGKLFRTNTGELTLRVDSFEVLSKNVRPLPEKFHGLTNIETRYRQRYVDLVMNREVMDTMKKRFQIIRFFRSYLEKQGFTEVETPMMHPVAGGATARPFVTHHNALDMELFLRIAPELYLKRLLVGGFEKVFEINRSFRNEGISIKHNPEFTMMELYQAYADFNDMMDLTEDLISSLTFELHGKYEIEYEDKTINMAKPWRRVTMKGIVKETTGFDFDTVSSDEDAINKAKEMNIPLEKDRTYTKYGILNLIFEEKVEGTLLNPTFITEYPKEISPLSKNQKGETEWVDRFELFISGREFANAYSELNDPRDQKERFEEQVKLKEAGDDEAQGMDLDYIRALEYGMPPAGGLGIGIDRLVMLQTNSASIRDVILFPTLRKEDIEL; encoded by the coding sequence ATGAGAAATCAAAACCACAATGATAATGGTATTATAAAAGAAAAATTAAAAAAAGTAGAAGAACTAAAAGAAATAGGCATTGAGCCGTATGGACGAAAATATGAAAAATTAAATGATATTGCAGAAATAAATCGATATGATGAAACTTGTGACAAAGTATTTAAAACAGCGGGAAGAATCGTTGCCTTTAGAAGAATGGGAAAAAATGGATTTGGACAAATTCAGGATCCAACTGGGAAAATTCAGTATTATGTAAAAAAAGATGAAGTTGGAGAAGAACAGTACGAAATTTATAAAAAAATGGGACTTGGAGACTTTATTGGTCTAGAAGGGAAACTTTTTAGAACTAATACTGGAGAATTGACTTTAAGAGTAGATTCTTTTGAGGTATTATCTAAAAATGTACGTCCGCTTCCAGAAAAATTTCATGGGTTAACTAACATCGAAACTCGTTACAGACAAAGATATGTAGATCTTGTAATGAACAGAGAAGTTATGGATACTATGAAAAAAAGATTTCAAATTATAAGATTTTTTAGAAGCTATCTTGAAAAACAAGGATTTACAGAAGTGGAAACTCCAATGATGCACCCAGTTGCTGGAGGAGCTACAGCAAGACCATTTGTAACACATCATAATGCACTTGATATGGAGCTGTTCTTGAGAATAGCACCTGAATTATACTTAAAAAGACTGCTTGTAGGTGGATTTGAAAAAGTGTTTGAAATAAACAGAAGTTTTAGAAATGAAGGAATTTCAATAAAACATAATCCAGAATTTACAATGATGGAACTATATCAGGCTTATGCTGATTTTAATGATATGATGGACTTGACAGAAGATTTGATTTCAAGCTTAACATTTGAGCTTCATGGTAAATATGAGATTGAATATGAAGATAAGACTATTAATATGGCAAAGCCTTGGAGACGTGTTACAATGAAGGGAATTGTAAAAGAAACAACTGGATTTGATTTTGACACAGTTAGCAGTGATGAAGATGCTATAAATAAAGCGAAAGAAATGAATATTCCACTAGAAAAGGACAGAACTTATACAAAATATGGAATTTTAAACTTGATATTTGAAGAAAAAGTCGAGGGAACTTTATTAAATCCGACTTTTATTACTGAATATCCAAAAGAAATTTCTCCACTTTCAAAAAATCAGAAAGGTGAAACTGAATGGGTAGACAGATTTGAGTTATTTATTTCAGGAAGAGAATTTGCAAATGCTTATTCAGAATTGAATGATCCTAGAGATCAGAAGGAAAGATTTGAAGAACAAGTGAAATTAAAAGAAGCTGGAGATGATGAAGCGCAAGGAATGGATTTAGACTATATCCGTGCCTTAGAATATGGAATGCCGCCAGCAGGAGGACTTGGAATAGGAATTGACAGATTAGTTATGCTGCAGACAAATTCTGCTTCAATAAGGGACGTTATTTTATTCCCAACTTTAAGAAAAGAAGATATCGAATTATAA
- a CDS encoding DUF1934 family protein, whose translation MKIKIKSSDSFEQNYEKLFELENMINLEEKKEYHYKDEYGNCKIIDKGDFIEIFRYGQINSKQIFKNNKNTLFTYITKQFHGKYEIFTKKFEKENGKIMLEYDIIHSNEIINSINLEVQFIDI comes from the coding sequence ATGAAAATAAAAATTAAAAGTTCAGATAGCTTTGAACAAAATTATGAAAAATTATTTGAACTGGAAAATATGATAAATCTTGAAGAAAAAAAAGAATATCATTATAAAGACGAATATGGAAACTGTAAAATTATTGATAAAGGTGATTTTATAGAGATTTTTCGCTATGGGCAAATCAATTCCAAGCAAATATTTAAAAATAATAAAAATACTTTATTTACCTATATTACAAAGCAATTTCATGGAAAATATGAGATTTTTACAAAAAAATTTGAAAAAGAAAATGGAAAAATAATGCTGGAATATGATATAATACATAGCAATGAAATAATAAACAGTATAAATTTAGAAGTACAATTTATAGATATTTAA
- a CDS encoding KdsC family phosphatase: protein MIKLILLDVDGTLTDGGIYLGNSGEELKKFNVKDGYAIVNAQKLGIEFGIITGAKSELVSKRAERLKIKYLYQDISEKTVILDEIMQITGLQKEEIAYMGDDLNDIKIMKKVGFSGTPLDGVNEAKIIADFVSTKNGGEGAVREFIETILKKDKLFQKFLINVK, encoded by the coding sequence ATGATAAAATTAATTTTACTGGATGTAGATGGAACACTTACTGATGGCGGTATCTACCTTGGGAATAGTGGCGAAGAATTAAAGAAATTCAACGTAAAGGACGGCTATGCCATTGTAAATGCACAAAAATTAGGCATTGAATTTGGAATTATTACAGGCGCAAAATCTGAACTGGTAAGCAAACGTGCCGAAAGGCTTAAAATAAAATACCTGTATCAGGACATTTCAGAAAAAACTGTTATTTTAGATGAAATAATGCAAATCACAGGACTTCAAAAAGAAGAAATTGCCTATATGGGTGACGATTTAAATGATATAAAAATTATGAAAAAAGTAGGATTTTCTGGAACTCCACTAGATGGAGTAAATGAAGCAAAAATAATAGCAGACTTCGTTTCCACAAAAAATGGTGGAGAAGGAGCAGTGCGGGAATTTATTGAAACTATTTTGAAAAAAGATAAATTATTTCAAAAATTTCTAATAAATGTAAAATAA